A genomic window from Lotus japonicus ecotype B-129 chromosome 1, LjGifu_v1.2 includes:
- the LOC130745789 gene encoding auxin-responsive protein SAUR32 produces MGLGSGDHLMSFHLHIPHLHLHFHHHHHHHEKNKDQKDNIPKGCLAIMVGQGEEQERFVIPVIYINHPLFMQLLKEAEEEFGFDQKGPITIPCHVEEFRTVQGMIDRDKSQHHHHHHAWCFKV; encoded by the coding sequence ATGGGACTTGGCAGCGGTGATCATTTGATGAGTTTTCATTTGCACATACCTCACCTCCACCTTCActttcatcaccaccaccaccaccatgagaAGAATAAGGATCAGAAGGACAACATCCCAAAAGGTTGTTTGGCAATCATGGTGGGTCAAGGGGAGGAGCAAGAGAGGTTTGTGATCCCTGTGATCTACATCAACCATCCACTCTTCATGCAGTTGCTGAAAGAGGCTGAAGAAGAATTTGGGTTTGATCAGAAAGGACCTATCACTATACCCTGCCATGTGGAAGAGTTCAGAACCGTTCAAGGCATGATCGACAGGGACAAATctcagcaccaccaccaccaccatgcttGGTGCTTCAAAGTTTGA